A stretch of Rhodoferax potami DNA encodes these proteins:
- the iscU gene encoding Fe-S cluster assembly scaffold IscU produces the protein MAYSDKVVDHYENPRNVGSFDKGDDSVGTGMVGAPACGDVMKLQIKVNAETGVIEDARFKTYGCGSAIASSSLVTEWVKGKTLDEAAALKNSQIAEELALPPVKIHCSILAEDAIKAAVDDYKKKHLN, from the coding sequence ATGGCATATTCAGACAAAGTCGTTGATCACTACGAAAACCCCCGCAACGTTGGCTCCTTTGACAAGGGCGATGACTCGGTGGGTACCGGCATGGTGGGTGCGCCCGCCTGTGGTGACGTGATGAAACTGCAAATCAAGGTGAACGCTGAGACCGGTGTGATCGAAGATGCACGATTCAAAACCTACGGATGCGGCTCTGCGATTGCGTCCAGCTCCCTGGTGACCGAATGGGTCAAAGGTAAAACGCTGGACGAGGCTGCGGCCCTGAAAAACAGCCAGATCGCTGAAGAATTGGCGCTTCCACCGGTCAAGATCCATTGCTCGATCCTTGCGGAAGATGCGATCAAAGCAGCCGTGGACGACTACAAGAAAAAGCACCTGAACTGA